One Nitrospira sp. DNA window includes the following coding sequences:
- a CDS encoding glycosyltransferase family 4 protein: MKIAQLAPLRESIPPVLSGRTEQTISYLTEALVRQGHEVTLFASGDSVTSARLVATCPQSLHLSSGISNYDAPLITLMERAFATPDTFDVIHSHLGFLPFPLARRCNTPVLSTLHTRLDAPELLPVFRKFSDMSLVSLSDAQREPLAWANWHSTIHPGFPGDLFSPRFEPGRYLAFLGRIMPETGLDHAIALSKHTGMPLRIGATVDPSHAEYYQTVIEPLLDHPLVELVGELTNSEKDDFLGHAHALIAPYQQTEPFCPELVESLACGTPVIAYAAGCVTEILEQGVSGVICQTFEELLAAPTCIPLLSRHECRQAFESRFTIERMARDYVEVYHQLLGQPFLADSLHTAEASGLACSEQR; encoded by the coding sequence ATGAAGATCGCACAGCTCGCCCCGCTCCGAGAGAGCATCCCTCCCGTGCTGAGCGGCCGCACCGAACAGACGATTTCGTATCTCACGGAAGCATTGGTTCGCCAAGGTCATGAGGTCACCCTCTTCGCCAGCGGCGATTCCGTGACTTCCGCCAGACTGGTCGCCACATGCCCACAATCCCTGCATCTGTCGTCGGGGATCTCAAATTACGATGCGCCACTCATCACGCTCATGGAGCGAGCATTTGCAACTCCAGACACGTTCGATGTCATCCATTCGCATTTGGGGTTCCTCCCCTTTCCTCTGGCACGCCGTTGCAACACACCGGTTCTCTCCACGCTTCATACTCGTCTCGACGCGCCGGAACTGCTGCCTGTCTTCCGAAAATTTTCCGATATGTCACTGGTGTCACTCTCGGACGCGCAACGCGAGCCGCTGGCTTGGGCAAATTGGCACAGCACGATCCACCCTGGATTTCCTGGCGATCTCTTCTCCCCTCGCTTCGAGCCGGGGCGGTATCTGGCATTCCTCGGTCGCATCATGCCGGAAACCGGCCTCGATCACGCGATCGCACTGTCCAAACATACCGGCATGCCATTGCGTATCGGTGCCACGGTTGACCCGAGCCATGCGGAGTACTACCAGACGGTCATCGAACCATTGCTGGACCATCCGCTGGTCGAATTGGTCGGCGAACTCACCAATTCGGAAAAAGACGATTTTCTCGGCCATGCCCATGCCTTGATCGCTCCATATCAACAGACGGAACCATTCTGTCCCGAACTGGTCGAATCACTGGCCTGCGGGACTCCGGTCATTGCCTATGCCGCTGGCTGTGTGACCGAGATTCTCGAACAGGGAGTGAGCGGCGTGATCTGCCAGACCTTCGAGGAACTGCTTGCCGCGCCGACATGCATTCCACTGCTGTCCAGGCATGAGTGCCGGCAGGCCTTTGAATCACGTTTCACCATTGAGCGGATGGCTCGGGACTATGTTGAGGTGTATCACCAGCTGCTCGGTCAACCATTCCTAGCTGACTCGCTCCACACAGCAGAAGCAAGCGGACTCGCCTGCTCAGAGCAGCGTTAG